One Salmo salar chromosome ssa01, Ssal_v3.1, whole genome shotgun sequence DNA window includes the following coding sequences:
- the LOC106605046 gene encoding PWWP domain-containing protein 2B isoform X1 — protein sequence MEAVAEELRAGSQIPVTIDQIVNDTLVVTLTYQERSYMGILLDCNKKTGLFCLPDVTTKPVKCPAFKPGCEILEVLTEEPVTKPPSQASHHRPKDENTLTENDPPGAHLPAPLPTPVPAGQAPYPPYFEGAPFPQPIWVRHSYGQWVPQPPPRTIKRKKRRTREPGQMTMSTIRLRPRQVLCEKCKNTLNSDEDSKDGMPTTKTSRKENALYSDEGSIKLARKEDADATKDNNKRRENGPTGYDGKRLRKDKRDDEPKFPAVDIIPHSPVIKISYSTPQAKVEVMKIPARVHGSVKPFCPKQLMQNGLRDHQGKVPEPTTLTQTQEQRHILDATRTGLTVSIPKLKLPRPLTAGLDLPSPKIRVTTLGDGEDSLTVYEAELVEGSRKKGPRVPVPGPLPHSEDSEEKTPMELWSGSSGEEADRGHSDLTLLINFRKRKADSSSLSVCSTDSLDESKSFTSDGTPPELCDLAPGEHISSVSSSSLSRDDSKTVPPLTVRLHTRSMTKCVTEEGHAVAVGDVVWGKIHGFPWWPARVLSISGSRKEESVNCEAQWPEAKVAWFGSPTTSQLSVAKLSPFREFFRSRFNRKKKGMYRRAIVEAAKAVGHMSPEITSLLTSHCETI from the exons ATGGAGGCTGTGGCAGAGGAGCTGCGGGCCGGCTCTCAGATTCCTGTTACTATCGATCAAATAGTTAACGATACACTAGTGGTTACGCTAACCTATCAAGAAAGGAGCTACATGGGGATATTACTCGATTGCAATAAAAA GACTGGGCTTTTCTGCCTACCAGATGTCACAACAAAGCCAGTGAAATGCCCTGCATTCAAACCTGGTTGTGAAATCCTTGAAGTACTGACAGAGGAGCCAGTTACTAAACCTCCCAGCCAGGCTTCACATCATAGACCAAAGGATGAAAACACGCTCACTGAAAATGATCCACCAGGTGCCCATCTCCCTGCCCCTCTGCCCACACCAGTGCCTGCCGGGCAGGCTCCATATCCTCCTTATTTTGAAGGCGCTCCCTTCCCTCAGCCCATATGGGTCCGCCACAGCTATGGTCAATGGGTACCTCAGCCACCACCGCGAACAATCAAGAGGAAGAAGAGGCGGACCCGAGAGCCCGGGCAGATGACCATGAGCACCATCAGGCTCCGCCCCCGGCAGGTGTTGTGCGAGAAGTGTAAGAACACGCTGAACAGTGACGAAGACAGTAAAGACGGGATGCCCACCACCAAGACGTCTAGGAAAGAGAACGCGCTATACAGCGACGAGGGGTCCATCAAGTTGGCCAGGAAAGAGGACGCAGACGCCACCAAGGATAACAACAAGAGACGGGAGAATGGCCCCACTGGCTACGACGGCAAGCGGCTCCGGAAGGACAAAAGGGATGACGAACCAAAGTTCCCTGCAGTAGACATCATTCCCCACAGCCCAGTCATTAAGATTTCGTACAGCACTCCGCAAGCCAAGGTTGAGGTCATGAAGATCCCAGCTCGGGTCCACGGCTCCGTCAAGCCCTTCTGCCCCAAGCAGCTGATGCAGAATGGCCTGAGAGACCACCAGGGCAAAGTGCCTGAGCCcaccaccctaacccagacccaGGAGCAGCGCCACATCCTGGATGCCACCAGGACGGGCCTGACCGTGTCCATTCCCAAACTCAAGCTCCCCAGGCCCCTAACAGCCGGCCTGGACCTCCCGTCCCCAAAGATCCGCGTGACGACCCTGGGGGACGGGGAGGACAGCCTGACGGTGTACGAGGCGGAGCTGGTAGAGGGGTCGAGGAAGAAAGGCCCCAGGGTGCCAGTCCCTGGTCCCCTGCCCCACTCGGAGGACTCTGAGGAGAAGACTCCCATGGAGCTGTGGTCGGGGAGCTCTGGAGAGGAGGCCGACCGAGGCCACAGTGACCTCACGCTGCTCATCAACTTCCGCAAGAGGAAGGCGGACTCCTCCAGCCTGTCCGTGTGCAGCACCGATAGCCTGGACGAATCAAAATCCTTCACCTCAGACGGCACGCCCCCAGAGCTGTGCGACCTGGCTCCAGGAGAGCACATCTCCTCCGTGTCTTCCTCGTCGCTCTCGCGAGACGACAGCAAGACTGTGCCACCACTCACCGTGCGCCTGCACACGCGCAGCATGACCAAGTGTGTGACGGAGGAGGGCCACGCGGTGGCCGTGGGAGACGTGGTGTGGGGGAAGATCCATGGGTTCCCCTGGTGGCCGGCGAGGGTGCTCAGCATCAGCGGCAGCCGCAAAGAGGAGTCCGTTAACTGCGAAGCCCAGTGGCCAGAGGCTAAGGTGGCCTGGTTTGGCTCACCCACTACCTCCCAGCTCTCCGTTGCCAAACTCTCTCCCTTCCGGGAGTTTTTCAGGTCGCGGTTCAACCGCAAGAAGAAAGGGATGTACCGACGAGCCATTGTGGAAGCTGCCAAGGCCGTGGGCCATATGAGCCCCGAGATCACCTCTCTACTCACCTCTCACTGCGAAAC aatcTGA
- the LOC106605046 gene encoding PWWP domain-containing protein 2B isoform X3 yields MTGLFCLPDVTTKPVKCPAFKPGCEILEVLTEEPVTKPPSQASHHRPKDENTLTENDPPGAHLPAPLPTPVPAGQAPYPPYFEGAPFPQPIWVRHSYGQWVPQPPPRTIKRKKRRTREPGQMTMSTIRLRPRQVLCEKCKNTLNSDEDSKDGMPTTKTSRKENALYSDEGSIKLARKEDADATKDNNKRRENGPTGYDGKRLRKDKRDDEPKFPAVDIIPHSPVIKISYSTPQAKVEVMKIPARVHGSVKPFCPKQLMQNGLRDHQGKVPEPTTLTQTQEQRHILDATRTGLTVSIPKLKLPRPLTAGLDLPSPKIRVTTLGDGEDSLTVYEAELVEGSRKKGPRVPVPGPLPHSEDSEEKTPMELWSGSSGEEADRGHSDLTLLINFRKRKADSSSLSVCSTDSLDESKSFTSDGTPPELCDLAPGEHISSVSSSSLSRDDSKTVPPLTVRLHTRSMTKCVTEEGHAVAVGDVVWGKIHGFPWWPARVLSISGSRKEESVNCEAQWPEAKVAWFGSPTTSQLSVAKLSPFREFFRSRFNRKKKGMYRRAIVEAAKAVGHMSPEITSLLTSHCETI; encoded by the exons AT GACTGGGCTTTTCTGCCTACCAGATGTCACAACAAAGCCAGTGAAATGCCCTGCATTCAAACCTGGTTGTGAAATCCTTGAAGTACTGACAGAGGAGCCAGTTACTAAACCTCCCAGCCAGGCTTCACATCATAGACCAAAGGATGAAAACACGCTCACTGAAAATGATCCACCAGGTGCCCATCTCCCTGCCCCTCTGCCCACACCAGTGCCTGCCGGGCAGGCTCCATATCCTCCTTATTTTGAAGGCGCTCCCTTCCCTCAGCCCATATGGGTCCGCCACAGCTATGGTCAATGGGTACCTCAGCCACCACCGCGAACAATCAAGAGGAAGAAGAGGCGGACCCGAGAGCCCGGGCAGATGACCATGAGCACCATCAGGCTCCGCCCCCGGCAGGTGTTGTGCGAGAAGTGTAAGAACACGCTGAACAGTGACGAAGACAGTAAAGACGGGATGCCCACCACCAAGACGTCTAGGAAAGAGAACGCGCTATACAGCGACGAGGGGTCCATCAAGTTGGCCAGGAAAGAGGACGCAGACGCCACCAAGGATAACAACAAGAGACGGGAGAATGGCCCCACTGGCTACGACGGCAAGCGGCTCCGGAAGGACAAAAGGGATGACGAACCAAAGTTCCCTGCAGTAGACATCATTCCCCACAGCCCAGTCATTAAGATTTCGTACAGCACTCCGCAAGCCAAGGTTGAGGTCATGAAGATCCCAGCTCGGGTCCACGGCTCCGTCAAGCCCTTCTGCCCCAAGCAGCTGATGCAGAATGGCCTGAGAGACCACCAGGGCAAAGTGCCTGAGCCcaccaccctaacccagacccaGGAGCAGCGCCACATCCTGGATGCCACCAGGACGGGCCTGACCGTGTCCATTCCCAAACTCAAGCTCCCCAGGCCCCTAACAGCCGGCCTGGACCTCCCGTCCCCAAAGATCCGCGTGACGACCCTGGGGGACGGGGAGGACAGCCTGACGGTGTACGAGGCGGAGCTGGTAGAGGGGTCGAGGAAGAAAGGCCCCAGGGTGCCAGTCCCTGGTCCCCTGCCCCACTCGGAGGACTCTGAGGAGAAGACTCCCATGGAGCTGTGGTCGGGGAGCTCTGGAGAGGAGGCCGACCGAGGCCACAGTGACCTCACGCTGCTCATCAACTTCCGCAAGAGGAAGGCGGACTCCTCCAGCCTGTCCGTGTGCAGCACCGATAGCCTGGACGAATCAAAATCCTTCACCTCAGACGGCACGCCCCCAGAGCTGTGCGACCTGGCTCCAGGAGAGCACATCTCCTCCGTGTCTTCCTCGTCGCTCTCGCGAGACGACAGCAAGACTGTGCCACCACTCACCGTGCGCCTGCACACGCGCAGCATGACCAAGTGTGTGACGGAGGAGGGCCACGCGGTGGCCGTGGGAGACGTGGTGTGGGGGAAGATCCATGGGTTCCCCTGGTGGCCGGCGAGGGTGCTCAGCATCAGCGGCAGCCGCAAAGAGGAGTCCGTTAACTGCGAAGCCCAGTGGCCAGAGGCTAAGGTGGCCTGGTTTGGCTCACCCACTACCTCCCAGCTCTCCGTTGCCAAACTCTCTCCCTTCCGGGAGTTTTTCAGGTCGCGGTTCAACCGCAAGAAGAAAGGGATGTACCGACGAGCCATTGTGGAAGCTGCCAAGGCCGTGGGCCATATGAGCCCCGAGATCACCTCTCTACTCACCTCTCACTGCGAAAC aatcTGA
- the LOC106605046 gene encoding PWWP domain-containing protein 2B isoform X2, which yields MEAVAEELRAGSQIPVTIDQIVNDTLVVTLTYQERSYMGILLDCNKKTGLFCLPDVTTKPVKCPAFKPGCEILEVLTEEPVTKPPSQASHHRPKDENTLTENDPPGAHLPAPLPTPVPAGQAPYPPYFEGAPFPQPIWVRHSYGQWVPQPPPRTIKRKKRRTREPGQMTMSTIRLRPRQVLCEKCKNTLNSDEDSKDGMPTTKTSRKENALYSDEGSIKLARKEDADATKDNNKRRENGPTGYDGKRLRKDKRDDEPKFPAVDIIPHSPVIKISYSTPQAKVEVMKIPARVHGSVKPFCPKQLMQNGLRDHQGKVPEPTTLTQTQEQRHILDATRTGLTVSIPKLKLPRPLTAGLDLPSPKIRVTTLGDGEDSLTVYEAELVEGSRKKGPRVPVPGPLPHSEDSEEKTPMELWSGSSGEEADRGHSDLTLLINFRKRKADSSSLSVCSTDSLDESKSFTSDGTPPELCDLAPGEHISSVSSSSLSRDDSKTVPPLTVRLHTRSMTKCVTEEGHAVAVGDVVWGKIHGFPWWPARVLSISGSRKEESVNCEAQWPEAKVAWFGSPTTSQLSVAKLSPFREFFRSRFNRKKKGMYRRAIVEAAKAVGHMSPEITSLLTSHCET from the exons ATGGAGGCTGTGGCAGAGGAGCTGCGGGCCGGCTCTCAGATTCCTGTTACTATCGATCAAATAGTTAACGATACACTAGTGGTTACGCTAACCTATCAAGAAAGGAGCTACATGGGGATATTACTCGATTGCAATAAAAA GACTGGGCTTTTCTGCCTACCAGATGTCACAACAAAGCCAGTGAAATGCCCTGCATTCAAACCTGGTTGTGAAATCCTTGAAGTACTGACAGAGGAGCCAGTTACTAAACCTCCCAGCCAGGCTTCACATCATAGACCAAAGGATGAAAACACGCTCACTGAAAATGATCCACCAGGTGCCCATCTCCCTGCCCCTCTGCCCACACCAGTGCCTGCCGGGCAGGCTCCATATCCTCCTTATTTTGAAGGCGCTCCCTTCCCTCAGCCCATATGGGTCCGCCACAGCTATGGTCAATGGGTACCTCAGCCACCACCGCGAACAATCAAGAGGAAGAAGAGGCGGACCCGAGAGCCCGGGCAGATGACCATGAGCACCATCAGGCTCCGCCCCCGGCAGGTGTTGTGCGAGAAGTGTAAGAACACGCTGAACAGTGACGAAGACAGTAAAGACGGGATGCCCACCACCAAGACGTCTAGGAAAGAGAACGCGCTATACAGCGACGAGGGGTCCATCAAGTTGGCCAGGAAAGAGGACGCAGACGCCACCAAGGATAACAACAAGAGACGGGAGAATGGCCCCACTGGCTACGACGGCAAGCGGCTCCGGAAGGACAAAAGGGATGACGAACCAAAGTTCCCTGCAGTAGACATCATTCCCCACAGCCCAGTCATTAAGATTTCGTACAGCACTCCGCAAGCCAAGGTTGAGGTCATGAAGATCCCAGCTCGGGTCCACGGCTCCGTCAAGCCCTTCTGCCCCAAGCAGCTGATGCAGAATGGCCTGAGAGACCACCAGGGCAAAGTGCCTGAGCCcaccaccctaacccagacccaGGAGCAGCGCCACATCCTGGATGCCACCAGGACGGGCCTGACCGTGTCCATTCCCAAACTCAAGCTCCCCAGGCCCCTAACAGCCGGCCTGGACCTCCCGTCCCCAAAGATCCGCGTGACGACCCTGGGGGACGGGGAGGACAGCCTGACGGTGTACGAGGCGGAGCTGGTAGAGGGGTCGAGGAAGAAAGGCCCCAGGGTGCCAGTCCCTGGTCCCCTGCCCCACTCGGAGGACTCTGAGGAGAAGACTCCCATGGAGCTGTGGTCGGGGAGCTCTGGAGAGGAGGCCGACCGAGGCCACAGTGACCTCACGCTGCTCATCAACTTCCGCAAGAGGAAGGCGGACTCCTCCAGCCTGTCCGTGTGCAGCACCGATAGCCTGGACGAATCAAAATCCTTCACCTCAGACGGCACGCCCCCAGAGCTGTGCGACCTGGCTCCAGGAGAGCACATCTCCTCCGTGTCTTCCTCGTCGCTCTCGCGAGACGACAGCAAGACTGTGCCACCACTCACCGTGCGCCTGCACACGCGCAGCATGACCAAGTGTGTGACGGAGGAGGGCCACGCGGTGGCCGTGGGAGACGTGGTGTGGGGGAAGATCCATGGGTTCCCCTGGTGGCCGGCGAGGGTGCTCAGCATCAGCGGCAGCCGCAAAGAGGAGTCCGTTAACTGCGAAGCCCAGTGGCCAGAGGCTAAGGTGGCCTGGTTTGGCTCACCCACTACCTCCCAGCTCTCCGTTGCCAAACTCTCTCCCTTCCGGGAGTTTTTCAGGTCGCGGTTCAACCGCAAGAAGAAAGGGATGTACCGACGAGCCATTGTGGAAGCTGCCAAGGCCGTGGGCCATATGAGCCCCGAGATCACCTCTCTACTCACCTCTCACTGCGAAACGTAG